One Lachancea thermotolerans CBS 6340 chromosome B complete sequence genomic window, GACACTTGGTTAAGTTATAAAGATGCCATTCTAGACAACATAAACGCGCCAGAGAAATCACAATTTGAGAACGCATATGCGAGAGAACTTTCTCGACTGGAGAGCGTTGGAACTTGGGATGCGACTGCTCCACGCCCCGCTCATTCACTAGCGCCTGAAGCAATCATTGACACCAACTTCGAGTTCAACACCAACTCCAATGGCGAAAAATGTTGTCGAGTTGTTCAAGAGGGAGTAAGTTAAATAGAATACGGCAAGAGGTAAGAAAAGAGTCGCTAAGTTTAGAACACATTACGTCCAAAAATAATTTTGCAGACCTTTTGACAAAACCGTTAGAGAAAACAGTAATTGAAAGATTAGTTCTGCAGCACTTCAGTCCTTACAAGAAGCCAACGTAAAATCTTCATAAAAAAAGTCCGAGATAAGAGAAGGAAACAGTCCAGGCAGTAGAACAAACACTCACCCACGCGATCCGCGAATCAAGTATATCTCTGTAGCGCGCTTATTTTCAGAGTTTTAATGgctgttcaaaaaaatgggTTCAGAAGGTGCCTGAAAAAGCATATAGAGAACAAATTTAAATTTCAGgagagctcttcaaatACCAAATCCAAATTAAGTGTTTCATCTCAGCCATCTAACTGCGTTTGATCTCTG contains:
- a CDS encoding KLTH0B04686p (conserved hypothetical protein); amino-acid sequence: MRYAFYEEHAPQLRSSRTTIVSNEDTWLSYKDAILDNINAPEKSQFENAYARELSRLESVGTWDATAPRPAHSLAPEAIIDTNFEFNTNSNGEKCCRVVQEGVS